In the Mastacembelus armatus chromosome 17, fMasArm1.2, whole genome shotgun sequence genome, one interval contains:
- the myom1a gene encoding myomesin 1a (skelemin) isoform X2 translates to MDTDKEVIGYVIPVFRASHDTVRELMDAQKEEATEEGINYVAMRNLFVREAREALDVKVVKKTRSTQIKESVERMELSRTLDEWTQFRRKMNPDNLTHPPEFTVKPRGQTVWEGKTVKLHCTVAGWPRPKVAWYKNNVLIDVKAHPEKYTVESNYNMHSLEIKNCDFFDTAQYYISALNVKGEASSVATVVVKRFQTGEEPGPLDPKPHGFCHEHGVTFETTIIDKFEVAFGREGETLSLGCTVIVYPTVKKYQPEVVWYRNSVPLKPSKWVHTHWSGERATLTLIHLNKEDEGLYTLRVNTKSGFDTYSAYVFVQDADVEVEGVPVAPLDVRCHDVNKDYVVVTWKQPAVEGSSSIQGYYIDRCEVGCHHWALCNDVPVKYARFPVTGLVEGRSYIFRVRAVNKAGISRPSRVSEAVVAMDPSDRARLRAGPLAPWTGMIKFTEEDPTVGVVPGEPTDVVVTEATKSYVVLAWKPPVQRGHEGVMYYIEKCISGTDTWQRVNTSAPVKSPRFALFDLAEGKSYSFRVRCCNSAGVSEPSVSTGEITVGDKLDLPSVPSIPVATRNTATSVVVFWKACKDVKHLVGYYIECSVVGTDVWMPCNNKPVKQTRFVCHGLTTGANYVFRVKAVNPAGYSQSSPNSDALVVLPAISVPGKSTGVTLLEAVKDYMVLGWSPPANNGGADIRGYFLDYRTVKGNAVGKWHELNHKALTTTSYKAENLKENVFYEFQVRAMNMAGVSKASLPSASLECKEWTLTVPGVPVGLHVLEIRDTSVVVLWETPTFDGRTPVNGYYLDFKEASAGEECWKAAHEKVNKMKYMKVTGLKSGTSYVFRVRAQNLAGVGKPSELVGPVLAKTLPGTKEIYVDVDDDGVISMIFEFPEMKPGSEFVWSKNYQAIDASRLTIVSEQGKSRAIFNSPSLEDLGTFSCVVTNTDGISSSFTLTEEGLKRLLEISHDHKFPVIPFKTEMAMELLEKGRVRFWTQVEKCTSACQVEYVFNDLIISHGQKYTMNFDKNTGIIEMFMDSLEVTDEGTYTFNLVDGKAKGTTSLVLIGEEFMELQKKSQFERAEWVRKQGPHFVEYLDFVVTSECDVLLKCKVGNVRPETEITWSKNSIEIAEGDEDAKKIGKKDNELTFNIGKLSKKDAGVYEVFLKDDRGRDKSTFNLTDAGYQAVLNELFRVIANSSSEIKVISTEHGIILYSTVTYYNEDLRVAWLHKEAKIAASERVKAGVTGEQLWLKINEPTEKDKGRYTMDIFDGKGSVKRFVDLIGQAWEEAFEEFKRLKAAAIAERNRARVIGGLPDVVAIQEGKSLNLTGNVWGDPVPEVSWTKNDKLLVSDERYKLKFEQGKFASITIAAVTTTDSGKYALLVKNKYGTEAGEFTVSVYNPDDEEAKEEKKD, encoded by the exons ATGGACACAGACAAAGAAGTTATCGGCTACGTTATTCCTGTATTTAGAGCCAG tCATGATACAGTGCGAGAACTGATGGATGCCCAGAAGGAGGAAGCTACAGAGGAGGGGATTAACTATGTCGCAATGAGAAACCTGTTTGTCAGGGAGGCCAGGGAGGCTCTGGATGTTAAAGTGGTGAAGAAAACCAGATCAACACAAATCAAAGAGTCTGTTGAACGCATGGAACTGAGCAGGACG CTGGATGAGTGGACACAGTTCCGTAGGAAAATGAACCCTGACAACCTGACACACCCTCCCGAGTTTACTGTCAAGCCCCGCGGGCAGACTGTCTGGGAGGGCAAGACTGTCAAGCTGCACTGTACTGTGGCCGGGTGGCCCAGGCCCAAAGTTGCCTG GTACAAAAACAATGTGCTCATTGATGTCAAGGCCCACCCTGAGAAGTACACAGTCGAGAGCAATTACAACATGCACTCCCTGGAGATCAAGAA ctgtgaTTTCTTTGATACTGCTCAGTATTACATCTCTGCCCTCAATGTGAAAGGAGAAGCTTCTAGTGTGGCTACTGTTGTTGTCAAAC GCTTCCAAACAGGAGAGGAGCCAGGCCCACTTGATCCTAAACCAC ATGGTTTCTGCCATGAGCATGGTGTCACCTTTGAGACCACCATCATTGACAAATTTGAAGTGGCCTTTGGCCGTGAGGGCGAGACACTGAGTCTGGGCTGTACTGTCATTGTTTATCCAACTGTGAAGAAATACCAGCCTGAAGTCGTGTGGTACAGAAACT CTGTGCCCTTGAAGCCCTCTAAATGGGTACACACCCACTGGTCTGGGGAACGTGCCACACTCACTCTAATCCACCTCAACAAGGAAGATGAGGGCTTGTACACCCTGCGTGTCAACACCAAATCTGGCTTTGACACCTACTCAGCCTACGTGTTTGTCCAAG ATGCTGATGTAGAGGTGGAGGGGGTTCCTGTAGCCCCCCTGGATGTTCGCTGTCATGACGTCAACAAAGACTATGTGGTGGTGACCTGGAAGCAGCCAGCAGTGGAGGGCAGCAGCTCCATCCAGGGATATTACATCGACAG GTGTGAGGTGGGCTGCCACCACTGGGCTTTGTGTAATGATGTCCCAGTGAAGTACGCCCGTTTCCCTGTCACAGGGCTGGTGGAGGGGCGTTCGTACATCTTTAGGGTGCGGGCTGTGAACAAAGCAGGAATCAGCCGTCCATCCCGTGTCTCCGAGGCCGTGGTTGCCATGGATCCCTCTGACAGAGCTCGTCTCAGAG CTGGACCTTTAGCTCCCTGGACTGGAATGATTAAGTTCACAGAGGAGGATCCCACTG TGGGCGTGGTCCCTGGAGAACCAACTGATGTTGTGGTTACCGAGGCAACCAAGAGCTACGTGGTGCTCGCCTGGAAGCCTCCGGTCCAGAGAGGTCACGAGGGAGTCATGTATTACATTGAGAAG TGTATTTCAGGAACAGACACCTGGCAGAGGGTGAACACTAGTGCACCAGTCAAGTCTCCCCGCTTTGCCCTGTTTGACCTGGCAGAGGGTAAATCCTACAGCTTCCGTGTGCGCTGCTGCAACTCTGCTGGTGTCAGCGAGCCCTCTGTATCCACAGGAGAAATCACAGTCGGAGATAAACTGG ACTTGCCCTCTGTTCCAAGCATCCCAGTGGCCACAAGGAACACTGCCACATCAGTGGTAGTGTTCTGGAAGGCCTGTAAGGATGTCAAACATCTGGTCGGTTATTATATTGAATGTAGTGTGGTGGGCACTGATGTCTGGATGCCTTGCAACAACAAACCTGTCAAGCAGACCAG GTTTGTATGCCATGGCCTGACCACTGGGGCAAACTACGTGTTTAGAGTGAAGGCAGTCAACCCTGCTGGATACAGCCAGAGCTCCCCTAATTCGGATGCACTTGTTGTACTACCTGCCATAT CTGTCCCTGGGAAGTCCACTGGCGTGACCTTGCTGGAGGCCGTCAAGGACTACATGGTGCTGGGCTGGAGCCCGCCTGCTAACAATGGAGGCGCTGATATCAGGGGATACTTTCTGGACTATAGGACTGTGAAGGGAAACGCTGTTGGAAAATGGCATGAATTGAACCACAAGGCATTGACTACAACCTCCTATAAA gCTGAGAACCTGAAGGAGAACGTCTTCTACGAGTTCCAGGTGCGGGCCATGAATATGGCAGGTGTGAGCAAAGCTTCTCTGCCCAGTGCGTCTCTGGAGTGCAAGGAGTGGACCCTCACTGTGCCAG GTGTTCCTGTTGGTCTTCATGTCCTGGAGATTCGTGACACCTCTGTTGTGGTCCTGTGGGAGACACCTACTTTTGATGGCCGCACCCCTGTCAATGGATACTATTTGGATTTCAAGGAGGCTTCTGCTGGAGAGGAGTGCTGGAAGGCTGCCCATGAAAAGGTCAACAAGATGAAATATATGAAG GTGACTGGGCTTAAAAGTGGTACATCCTACGTCTTTCGTGTGCGTGCTCAAAATCTTGCTGGAGTCGGAAAGCCCTCTGAACTCGTAGGTCCAGTCCTGGCCAAGACTCTCCCTG GCACCAAAGAGATTTATGTGGATGTTGATGATGACGGTGTCATCTCTATGATCTTTGAATTCCCTGAGATGAAACCAGGCTCTGAGTTTGTTTGGTCCAAGAATTACCAGGCCATCGACGCCTCTCGTCTGACTATCGTCAGTGAACAGGGCAA GTCCAGGGCGATATTCAACAGTCCTTCCCTGGAGGACCTGGGCACCTTCTCCTGTGTGGTTACTAACACTGATGGCATCTCGTCCAGCTTCACACTCACCGAGGAGG GTCTCAAGCGTCTGCTGGAGATCAGTCATGACCACAAGTTCCCTG TTATTCCCTTTAAAACTGAAATGGCCATGGAGTTGCTCGAGAAGGGTCGTGTGCGGTTCTGGACTCAGGTGGAGAAGTGCACTTCTGCCTGCCAAGTGGAGTATGTCTTTAATGACCTCATCATTTCTCATGGACAG AAATACACCATGAACTTTGACAAGAACACCGGCATCATTGAAATGTTTATGGACTCTCTGGAGGTCACTGACGAGGGAACTTATACCTTTAATCTGGTGGATGGCAAAGCTAAGGGTACAACCAGTCTGGTCCTCATTGGAGAAG AATTCATGGAGCTGCAAAAGAAATCACAGTTTGAGAGGGCAGAGTGGGTCAGGAAACAAG GTCCTCACTTTGTTGAGTACCTTGACTTTGTTGTTACGTCGGAATGTGATGTGCTGTTGAAATGCAAA GTAGGAAATGTCAGACCAGAGACGGAGATCACCTGGTCTAAGAACAGCATCGAGATTGCAGAGGGTGATGAGGATGCTAAGAAAATTGGGAAAAAGGACAACGAGCTGACCTTTAATATCGGAAAG CTCTCCAAGAAGGATGCAGGTGTTTATGAAGTCTTCCTAAAGGATGACAGAGGCAGAGATAAGAGCACCTTCAATCTGACAGATGCAG GATACCAAGCTGTGTTGAATGAGTTATTCAGGGTTATTG CCAACTCATCCAGTGAAATCAAAGTCATAAGTACTGAACACGGCATCATCCTCTACTCTACGGTCACATATTACAATGAGGACCTGCGTGTTGCTTGGCTCCACAA AGAAGCTAAGATTGCTGCCTCAGAGAGAGTTAAGGCTGGGGTCACAGGAGAGCAACTTTGGCTTAAGATCAATGAGCCCACTGAGAAGGACAAAGGCAGATACACCATGGACATCTTTGATGGCAAGGGCAGTGTAAAGAGATTCGTTGATTTGATTGGGCAGG CATGGGAAGAGGCATTTGAAGAGTTCAAAAGG